One Cydia amplana chromosome 18, ilCydAmpl1.1, whole genome shotgun sequence DNA segment encodes these proteins:
- the LOC134656535 gene encoding uncharacterized protein LOC134656535: MATPKASVTPISLTVDLNDPRVLTQRRGTLKGKLTLFAKYVATLNKANLTNIQKVELQLRINNAASYYQDFDVVQTRIEELAESSDLLKHLEYREEFEGQYYQTVAAASELADVGNSPAVANGSAAAPASADSVGYKVKLPTISLPTFDGSYEHWLGFRDTYTSLIHDSKDLGAIQKFHYLRAALTGTALQVIKSLEFSAENYTTAWELLENRFNNHRLLTHNYVKSLFNTQSINKESATQIRKLIDSVLRSLRALKTLGEPTDSWDTLVIYLIVTKLDAATEREWEEHKGSVNSNRQDSTSRIKLTDLITFLQNRADMLESIAANHSKNTHSNSHDNKKSSNQSQFHNFWELEEVPKIGDGLTDDERACEQLFASTTQRDKDGRFLVRLPLKESADALGDTYDVARSRFLSLERKLERLPDYKKMYCDFMHTSRAQTWQKCTGKSLFNPTNETFN, encoded by the exons ATGGCTACTCCTAAAGCATCAGTGACTCCAATTTCTTTAACAGTCGATTTAAACGATCCGCGTGTCTTGACGCAAAGACGAGGCACACTCAAGGGTAAACTCACGTTGTTCGCTAAATATGTCGCTACGCTTAATAAGGCTAATTTAACGAATATACAAAAAGTCGAGTTACAATTACGCATAAATAATGCCGCGAGTTATTATCAAGATTTCGATGTCGTTCAAACTAGAATCGAGGAGTTAGCAGAGTCGAGTGATCTCCTTAAACATTTAGAATACCGCGAAGAGTTCGAGGGGCAATATTATCAGACAGTGGCCGCAGCGTCCGAATTAGCTGACGTTGGCAACAGTCCCGCTGTTGCTAACGGCAGCGCCGCTGCCCCTGCCAGCGCAGATTCCGTAGGCTATAAGGTTAAATTACCTACAATATCACTCCCCACCTTCGACGGTTCGTACGAGCATTGGTTAGGTTTTAGGGACACGTATACTTCTCTGATACACGATTCTAAGGACCTGGGTGCCATACAAAAGTTTCATTACCTACGCGCAGCCTTAACCGGCACCGCTTTGCAAGTAATTAAGTCCTTGGAATTTTCAGCAGAGAACTATACGACCGCGTGGGAGCTTCTCGAAAACCGTTTCAACAATCATAGGTTACTAACACACAATTACGTAAAGTCACTTTTCAACACGCAATCAATAAACAAAGAATCGGCTACACAGATTAGAAAGCTGATTGACTCTGTGTTACGTTCCCTTCGTGCCCTGAAGACCCTAGGAGAACCTACGGACTCCTGGGACACGTTAGTCATCTATTTAATAGTCACAAAATTAGACGCGGCTACGGAACGCGAGTGGGAAGAACACAAGGGCTCAGTCAACTCTAATCGGCAGGATTCTACCTCTCGTATTAAGCTAACTGATTTGATTACTTTTTTACAAAACCGTGCAGATATGTTGGAATCTATTGCGGCAAATCATTCCAAAAATACGCACTCAAATTCGCATGACAACAAAAAGTCATCAAATCAGTCGCAATTTCACAAT TTTTGGGAGCTCGAGGAGGTGCCTAAGATAGGAGACGGACTGACTGACGACGAACGCGCCTGTGAACAGCTGTTCGCTTCGACTACGCAACGCGATAAAGATGGTCGTTTTTTAGTACGTTTACCCCTAAAGGAATCAGCTGATGCGCTCGGCGATACCTACGATGTAGCTAGGAGTAGGTTCTTATCATTAGAACGCAAACTCGAGCGGCTCCCGGACTACAAAAAGATGTACTGCGATTTTATGC ATACGTCGCGTGCGCAGACGTGGCAAAAATGTACAGGCAAGTCCTTATTCAATCCGACCAACGAAACCTTCAACTAA
- the LOC134656259 gene encoding uncharacterized protein LOC134656259 — protein sequence MSPHTLKTFVQNRVSEINELTGSAQWLHVSSKNNAADLVSRGLELDALINNSFWFNGPPFLHEPESDWLPSTLSRTSEIIPADLPEIKTNTISMTSQINTDVFEFDRFSSFNRLRRAGAYVLRFINNTRIKNKTNRKTGPLTVDELNASMQHLARLSQMKSFPVEYDKMINNLPVKHTRGINKLNVFLDTDKMIRVGGRISNATSFSYDKKHPILLCSKHRFTQLLFQSEHIRLLHAPPSLLLATIKDCWWPLGGTNLAKRVVRTCVTCIRMKAKTFAPIMDPNDLSALTPAHFLIGRPLTAPPCKDLTAETGRLPRYEMLEKMRQHFWQRWSKQYISELQTRTKWQTHGQDIVHNSLVLVKEDNLPPLKWRLGRVVTLFTGHDGVSRVADVKTASGVIRRAFTKLCPLLMPAESEAAPAPSTSPQPH from the exons ATGTCACCCCACACCCTTAAAACCTTTGTTCAAAACAGAGTGTCGGAGATAAACGAGTTAACCGGGAGCGCGCAGTGGTTGCATGTAAGTAGCAAGAATAACGCAGCTGATTTAGTTAGCCGCGGCCTTGAACTTGACGCGCTTATCAATAATTCGTTCTGGTTCAATGGACCGCCCTTCTTGCATGAACCAGAATCTGACTGGTTACCTAGTACTTTATCGCGCACTTCCGAAATAATACCGGCCGATTtacctgaaataaaaacaaacacaaTTAGTATGACAAGCCAAATTAACACCGATGTATTCGAATTCGACAGGTTTTCGTCTTTTAACCGCTTACGGCGCGCGGGTGCTTATGTTTTACGATTCATAAACAACACACGCATTAAAAACAAGACAAATCGTAAAACTGGCCCGCTGACTGTTGACGAATTGAATGCATCGATGCAACATCTGGCGCGTCTTTCGCAAATGAAATCTTTTCCTGTTGAGTATGACAAGATGATAAATAACTTACCTGTTAAACACACGCGcgggattaataaattaaatgtctTCCTAGACACAGATAAAATGATAAGGGTCGGTGGTCGTATTAGTAATGCGACTAGTTTTTCATACGACAAAAAACATCCGATTTTGCTTTGTTCGAAACATCGTTTCACACAGCTTTTGTTTCAGAGTGAACACATACGATTACTGCATGCGCCTCCTAGTCTCCTGCTTGCTACTATCAAAGACTGCTGGTGGCCTCTCGGAGGCACTAATTTAGCCAAGCGAGTGGTACGCACCTGTGTAACCTGCATCCGCATGAAGGCGAAAACCTTTGCACCTATTATGG ACCCAAACGACCTTTCCGCATTAACTCCAGCTCATTTCCTTATTGGCCGACCGCTGACAGCGCCGCCCTGCAAGGACTTGACGGCAGAGACGGGCCGGCTCCCACGCTACGAGATGCTGGAGAAAATGCGACAACACTTTTGGCAGCGGTGGTCAAAACAATATATTTCTGAGCTGCAGACCAGAACGAAGTGGCAGACGCACGGCCAGGATATCGTTCACAACTCCTTAGTTCTGGTCAAAGAAGATAATCTACCACCCCTCAAATGGCGTTTGGGACGGGTGGTAACTCTGTTCACAGGCCACGACGGAGTTTCCCGCGTCGCTGACGTAAAAACAGCGAGCGGGGTCATACGCAGGGCTTTCACCAAGCTTTGCCCTCTCTTGATGCCGGCAGAGAGTGAAGCTGCGCCAGCCCCATCCACATCACCACAACCACATTGA
- the LOC134656255 gene encoding tyrosine--tRNA ligase, cytoplasmic, with amino-acid sequence MASWEDKKLLITRNLQEVLGDEKLTEIIKQRDLKIYWGTATTGRPHVAYFVPMSKIADFLKAGCEVTILFADLHAYLDNMKAPWDLLALRTQYYEAAIKAMLTSIGVPLDKLKFVRGTEYQLNKEYTLDVYRMSSVITEHDAKKAGAEVVKQVDHPLLSGLLYPGLQALDEEYLKVDAQFGGVDQRKIFTLAEKYLPQLGYAKRVHLMNPMVPGLTGGKMSASEEDSKIDLLDDPANVKKKLKKAFCEPGNITDNGVLSFTKYVVFPLMKPGETFKISRAAEYGGNVEYTNFDDLEAAFAKQEIHPGDLKASVEQAINRLLAPVQQIFKEPKLQELTKKAYPPPSKVKGKGNAESDEVSPSRLDIRVGRIVEVSKHPDADALYVEKIDVGEGEPRTIVSGLVNFVPIEEMQNRDVVVLCNLKPAKMRGVESKGMVLCASVDEPKQVEPLLPPEGSKPGDRIVVEGYETGEPDEVLNPKKKVWEKLQVDLKTNAGLLATWQGNKLISKLNGNPTTTKSMKNAPIK; translated from the coding sequence ATGGCATCTTGGGAAGACAAGAAACTTCTCATAACTAGAAATTTGCAGGAAGTACTAGGAGATGAAAAACTTACAGAAATTATAAAGCAAAGGGATTTAAAGATCTACTGGGGCACTGCTACCACAGGTAGACCTCATGTTGCTTACTTTGTGCCGATGTCTAAGATAGCAGACTTTTTGAAGGCAGGTTGTGAAGTAACTATTCTTTTTGCTGACCTGCATGCATACTTAGATAATATGAAAGCTCCATGGGACCTATTGGCCCTCCGCACACAGTACTATGAGGCAGCAATCAAAGCTATGCTAACTTCAATTGGTGTGCCATTAGACAAGTTAAAGTTTGTTAGGGGCACTGAATATCAGCTGAATAAGGAATACACACTGGATGTGTACCGTATGTCATCTGTCATTACTGAGCATGATGCAAAAAAAGCTGGTGCTGAAGTGGTCAAGCAGGTAGACCATCCCTTGTTAAGTGGTCTCCTGTACCCGGGACTCCAAGCATTGGACGAGGAATACTTGAAGGTAGATGCTCAGTTTGGCGGAGTTGaccaaagaaaaatatttactttgGCGGAGAAATATCTCCCTCAACTTGGGTATGCTAAGAGGGTCCATCTTATGAACCCCATGGTGCCCGGTTTAACAGGGGGGAAAATGTCTGCATCTGAAGAGGATAGCAAGATTGATCTCTTGGACGATCCAGCAAATGTAAAGAAAAAGCTTAAAAAGGCCTTCTGTGAACCTGGCAATATTACTGACAATGGAGTACTTTCTTTTACCAAGTATGTAGTCTTCCCACTGATGAAACCAGGCGagacttttaaaataagtagaGCAGCGGAATATGGCGGTAATGTAGAATACACTAATTTTGATGATCTCGAAGCAGCATTTGCCAAGCAGGAAATTCATCCAGGTGATCTGAAAGCTTCTGTTGAACAAGCTATTAATAGGCTTCTGGCCCCAGTTCAACAAATATTTAAGGAGCCCAAGCTACAAGAGCTTACAAAGAAAGCCTACCCACCTCCATCAAAAGTAAAAGGTAAAGGTAATGCCGAAAGTGATGAAGTTTCACCGTCCAGGCTTGATATTAGAGTTGGTCGTATTGTTGAGGTGTCTAAACATCCTGATGCCGATGCCCTATATGTTGAAAAGATTGATGTAGGTGAGGGAGAACCGAGAACCATTGTATCTGGACTGGTTAATTTTGTGCCTATTGAGGAGATGCAAAATAGGGATGTTGTTGTTTTATGCAACTTGAAGCCCGCCAAAATGAGGGGCGTGGAAAGTAAAGGTATGGTGCTTTGTGCTTCTGTTGATGAGCCAAAGCAAGTGGAGCCGTTGTTGCCTCCAGAAGGCAGTAAACCGGGTGACAGGATTGTTGTGGAGGGCTATGAAACTGGTGAACCAGACGAGGTACTGAACCCCAAGAAAAAAGTCTGGGAAAAGTTACAAGTTGATCTTAAGACAAATGCTGGCCTCTTAGCCACTTGGCAGGGAAATAAACTTATTAGTAAACTTAATGGAAATCCAACAACTACTAAATCTATGAAAAATGCTCCaattaagtaa